Part of the Woronichinia naegeliana WA131 genome, GTTGGCATTCCTCTAAATTTAAGTCAATTACCTCAACCCCATGATGCTCCATAAAGTCTCTAGCCCCTGGGAATGTTCTTGAATCTCCAGCAACAACTTTTTTTATTCCAAATTGAACAACCGCTCCAGCACAAAGATAGCAAGGCATTAGGGTAGAATAAAGTACTGTATTTTGATAGTCTTTAACTCGACCTGCATTGCGAAGACAGTCAATTTCCGCATGAGTTACAGGATCATTGTCCTGAACACGTCTGTTGTGTCCTCGGCCGATAATCTTTCCAGACTTTACTAGAACAGAGCCGATAGGAATTCCTCCCTCATCAAGCCCAAGCATCGCTTCTGCAATAGCTTCTTTCATAAACGTATCTATTGTTAGATTGGCTTGTAAGATCACTTTACTATTCCTGTAGATAAGCAGACATGAATGAACTTTCGTAGAGCTTGATTTATGCCCGTTTCAAACGAGATCGCGGCTCTTATCGGTTAGCTTAAGAAACTCAGCCTCACCACTATTCAGTTTAGATTAATTGCGATCAATTTGGATTACTGTGTGCTTCCTTAAATGCGATCACAATGGT contains:
- a CDS encoding nucleoside deaminase gives rise to the protein MILQANLTIDTFMKEAIAEAMLGLDEGGIPIGSVLVKSGKIIGRGHNRRVQDNDPVTHAEIDCLRNAGRVKDYQNTVLYSTLMPCYLCAGAVVQFGIKKVVAGDSRTFPGARDFMEHHGVEVIDLNLEECQQLMKDFIEKKPLLWNEDIGISN